One genomic window of Fusarium verticillioides 7600 chromosome 2, whole genome shotgun sequence includes the following:
- a CDS encoding DNA excision repair protein ERCC-1, with protein sequence MDDDYGADDELLAAMAAADPTPAARSIQQPKPTRIQQPTPQRLDKAPPAASSARKVVQPTPQALPQKQAGSSILVSPRQRGNPVLTSIRSMPWEYSDIPADYVLGLGTCALFLSLKYHRLHPEYIYTRIRNLQGKYSLRILLTMVDIPNHEASLKELSKTSLVNNVTLILCWSAAEAARYIELYKSYENATFGAIRGQQPSSYGEKLVEFVTVPRSLNKSDAVAVVSNFGSLKNAINADAEQLGMLNGWGGVKVKRWQSAVEEPFRVKKAAKRGAKASDRSARLDQALPLSRVPLRDMPTAASSSRQSPATDTPAAEKANEPASRQFQFMDNTDDEDDEEAMLAAAIEASKKTAQTEEATRASQTDKDEQISGGIAAALARLREND encoded by the exons ATGGACGACGACTACGGTGCAGATGACGAGCTCCTCGCCGCTATGGCCGCAGCTGATCCCACGCCTGCCGCACGATCAATTCAACAACCCAAGCCTACGAGAATCCAGCAACCTACACCCCAACGTCTAGACAAagcaccaccagctgccTCCAGCGCGCGTAAGGTCGTTCAGCCAACACCGCAGGCTCTACCTCAGAAGCAGGCTGGCTCAAGTATCCTGGTATCTCCGCGCCAGCGAGGAAATCCTGTTCTTACGAGCATTCGATCTATGCCATGGGAGTACAGCGATATCCCTGCTGACTATGTCCTGGGATTGGGTACTTGTGCTCTGTTCCTGAG TCTCAAGTACCATCGTCTGCATCCCGAATACATCTATACACGAATACGTAACCTTCAAGGCAAATACAGCCTGCGCATACTCCTCACAATGGTCGATATCCCCAACCACGAAGCCTCCCTGAAAGAACTATCAAAGACATCACTTGTCAACAATGTCACCCTAATCCTCTGTTGGTCCGCCGCTGAAGCCGCACGCTATATCGAGTTATACAAGAGCTACGAGAATGCTACATTTGGCGCGATCCGTGGCCAGCAACCGTCCAGCTACGGCGAGAAGTTGGTAGAATTCGTCACAGTGCCAAGAAGCCTGAACAAATCAGATGCGGTCGCCGTAGTGAGCAATTTCGGCAGTTTGAAGAATGCAATCAACGCTGATGCAGAACAACTCGGTATGCTCAACGGATGGGGAGgagtcaaagtcaagaggTGGCAGTCTGCAGTCGAAGAGCCATTCAgagtgaagaaggctgccaagagaGGCGCAAAGGCTTCAGATCGATCAGCAAGACTTGACCAGGCTTTGCCTCTTTCTCGTGTCCCTCTACGGGATATGCCCACCGCGGCATCATCTTCGCGACAATCTCCCGCCACAGACACACCTGCTGCAGAAAAGGCAAATGAGCCTGCATCGAGGCAATTCCAGTTTATGGACAACacggatgatgaagacgatgaagaagccatgctTGCCGCTGCTATCgaggcttccaagaagacTGCACAGACAGAAGAGGCCACTCGTGCGAGCCAGACTGATAAGGACGAGCAAATCAGTGGCGGTATTGCTGCTGCATTGGCAAGACTGCGAGAGAATGATTGA
- a CDS encoding kinetochore protein NDC80 translates to MSQDTGLWSVRRPRETLGGINANSAIPQPGSTMKRSSSNIGGNYPGSHVRSMSGSRQSLAMPRPNQPLFQRSSSGTNLADLGLSSVKRSSFAPKASAFTPNPTTRASTDGDRRSSVYRPRQSTAPPTTHQSFFQTTPAPAGVPRDPRPLKDRSFQARIGQEILEYMVQHNFEMEMKHVLSQNVLKSPTQKDFNYMFQWLYHRIDPSHKFQKNIDQEVPPLLKQMRYPFERSITKSQIAAVGGQNWSTFLGLLHWMMQLAQMLDGYVNCQYDEACMESGIDVSGDRIIFDFLSNGYRDWLAMDEDMGDEEAERVLAPHVQSMAAAFERSNSKYTSELEMLEAENARLLKEIEDLEKSTPDPAVLDNHFKIMEEDKIKFEEYNALAMQRSEKYESRSQVLQEELDKLMEELQEADEERRSLQKAVDAQGISMQDIDRMTAERERLQRGIESAGQRLEEVKKKVTERETEASRKLDELEQMVDRYNTMAYQIALIPSTAANAKGREFELQVMVADSSDYTSTNLKGSSGPSSADRLLVDATTGYQAGHILNLDLRGQIRNSFLSLRKEISDRRAAAMEEMMKDHDLLDGIKEAIEDRRSEVEALNHRVRAAEEEYERTKEVSTAQKMASDAHIEKMEKELSRMRAGLSENVQILEQREINTTIEYEQLVLQANALREELHTEIDRMLNDVIKFKIHVQKNLDDYEGFVADELEKELGSDEMGEETRQMDM, encoded by the exons ATGTCCCAAGATACGGGCCTTTGGAGCGTCCGTAGACCCAGAGAG ACCCTTGGTGGTATTAATGCAAACAGCGCCATTCCGCAGCCTGGTTCGACTATGAAGCGATCCAGCTCCAATATTGGCGGCAATTACCCAGGCAGTCATGTCCGTTCCATGTCGGGATCTAGGCAATCCCTTGCCATGCCACGACCTAACCAGCCTCTATTCCAACGATCGTCATCTGGAACCAATCTTGCTGACCTTGGCCTTTCGTCGGTGAAGCGCTCTTCGTTTGCGCCTAAAGCCTCCGCCTTCACACCAAATCCTACAACACGAGCTTCCACTGATGGCGATCGGCGCAGCAGCGTGTACCGACCTCGTCAATCTACCGCTCCTCCAACGACGCACCAGAGTTTCTTTCAAACTACGCCTGCCCCAGCTGGTGTACCCCGCGACCCGCGACCCCTGAAAGATCGATCTTTTCAAGCTCGTATTGGACAAGAAATTTTAGAATACATGGTCCAACACAACTTCgaaatggagatgaagcATGTTCTTTCGCAAAATGTGCTCAAATCGCCGACGCAGAAGGATTTCAACTACATGTTCCAGTGGCTCTATCATCGTATAGACCCCAGCCATAAGTTCCAGAAGAATATCGACCAGGAAGTGCCTCCTCTACTCAAGCAAATGCGATATCCTTTCGAAAGAAGTATCACAAAGAGTCAGATTGCTGCTGTCGGAGGTCAGAACTGGAGTACattccttggccttcttcactGGATGATGCAACTCGCACAGATGCTCGACGGCTATGTGAACTGCCAATACGATGAGGCTTGTATGGAGAGTGGCATTGACGTTAGTGGTGACcgcatcatctttgacttccTCAGTAATGGTTACCGGGATTGGTTGGCCATGGACGAGGATAtgggtgatgaagaggctgaacGTGTTTTGGCCCCCCATGTTCAATCCATGGCAGCCGCCTTTGAGCGATCAAATTCCAAATACACATCAGAACTCGAAATGCTAGAAGCTGAAAACGCACGACTTCTTAAGGAAATCGAGGATTTGGAAAAGTCGACACCCGACCCTGCGGTTCTTGACAACCACTTCAAGATtatggaggaggataagATCAAGTTTGAGGAGTATAATGCCCTGGCAATGCAAAGGTCCGAGAAGTACGAGAGCCGGTCTCAAGTCCTTCAAGAAGAGCTCGACAAACTCATggaagagcttcaagaggcCGACGAGGAGCGACGAAGCCTACAAAAAGCTGTGGATGCCCAAGGAATCAGCATGCAGGATATTGACCGCATGACTGCAGAGCGGGAGCGATTGCAGCGCGGCATTGAGTCAGCTGGCCAACGACTGGAGGAAGTAAAGAAGAAGGTGACGGAGCGAGAGACTGAGGCGAGCCGAAAACTAGATGAATTGGAGCAAATGGTGGATCGATACAACACAATGGCGTATCAGATTGCACTAATCCCTTCGACGGCAGCCAACGCCAAGGGCAGGGAGTTTGAGCTCCAGGTCATGGTGGCCGATAGCTCGGATTACACTTCTACCAACTTGAAGGGGTCATCAGGCCCATCGTCTGCGGACCGTCTCCTTGTTGACGCCACCACTGGATACCAAGCAGGTCATATTCTCAACTTGGACCTTCGCGGACAAATCCGAAACAGCTTCCTATCGCTGCGCAAGGAAATCTCAGATCGCCGAGCAGCAGCGATGGAAGAAATGATGAAGGATCACGATctgcttgatggcatcaaggaGGCCATCGAAGACAGGCGCAGTGAAGTGGAGGCACTCAACCACCGTGTTCGAGCAGCAGAAGAGGAGTATGAAAGAACGAAAGAGGTGTCGACAGCACAGAAGATGGCCTCTGACGCACacattgagaagatggagaaggaaCTGTCACGTATGCGAGCTGGCTTGTCTGAGAATGTGCAAATTCTGGAGCAGCGTGAGATCAACACAACAATTGA ATACGAGCAACTTGTGCTTCAGGCCAACGCTCTCCGAGAAGAGCTTCACACGGAGATTGACAGAATGCTCAACGATgtcatcaagttcaagattcATGTCCAAAAGAACCTCGATGACTACGAGGGCTTTGTAGCagacgagctcgagaaggagcTCGGTAGTGACGAGATGGGTGAGGAGACTCGACAAATGGATATGTGA